GAGAACACCCAGGTTCTAATTGATCATGGAGCTGTACCAACATTTATCAAGCTTTTAAGTTCACCACTTGACGAGGTCCGGGAACAGGTAGATGACCTTAGTGTTGTTTATTCTGTGTCTTCATTTTGCTAGGATTTCTTTGTTCGACCTATCTTTTGAAATGTAATCCAGATTGTTTCTTAATTGTTTGAGTTCATTCTCTTTTTGAATTATAGGCAGTTTGGGCACTTGGAAACATTGCTGGTGACTCACCTCAGTGTCGTGATCTTGTCCTTGGCCATGGAGCTTTGATGCCATTGCTTGCACAGTTCAATGAACATTCAAAGCTTTCTACTTTGAGAAATGCCACTTGGACATTGTGCAACTTATGCAGGGGCAAGCCACAACCTTTATTTGAGCAGGTTTTGGCTCTCAAGATTGGCTGTGAATATGTTTTCACctactattaatttattataattattaataatatatgtacTATTGATATTAATTGAGCAGATGAAGCCCGCTATCCCAGCTCTCGAGCGTCTTATACATTCAGATGATGAGGAAATCCTGACAGATGCATGCTGGGCACTCTCTTATCTCTCAGATGGAGCCAATGACAAAATCCAAGCTGCTATTGAGGCAGGAGTTTGCCCCAGGCTTGTTGAACTTCTACTGTAAGTAATACCTTTCCTAGTAATGTATTTGGGATGAACATTATCTACCTGTATGTAGCTGTGAATGCTGAAATGCTTTGCTCATGTTCTTCTGTTAGTCATCCATCTTCAACAGTGGTCCTTCCTGCATCACGAACGGTTGGAAATATTGTCACTGGTAATGATATGCAGACTCAGGTATGAATTTGTCATGCTTTTCTCCTTTCTACCCCTTGATTTCTATACTCATTTCTTTGCCAACTGGTTTTAATCTAATTCCAAACTCAACTAGCAATGCCATACCTAAGGTATATGGACTAGCACTGAGCAGAGCCATAGGCAAGGTAGGTTGTGTAGAAAAAAGCAAGGACAGCAAAGGAGATCTATTATACAATATTTTGAAAGGGTATTACTTagttattttagtctttttgaACTAATCATTTTATGATGTCTTTGACATGCCTTGGGGTTTATAAAACACTCTTACTAAGTTGATCTAATTTATCTtagaatataattaaatcttgaGGAGATGGTTGCAATTGTTACTTTCTAAAAACACCATCTTCTTGGGTGACATTTCATTTATGTCCATCATGTTGGTCCTTGTTCAAATTTGTAATGTTTGCATGACTTTAAGTGTTATTGTGATGCCTTCTGAGAGAACTTCTAAGCCAATGAACTGAAAGAGATGGAATTATCTTACTCTTGATTGCAGTATATGATAAACTGTCAATGTCTTCCTAGCCTTTTGCACCTTCTGACCAgcattaataagaaaaaaatccaGACTGAAGCATGCTGGACAATCTCAAACATCACAGCTGGAAATGCAAATCAAATACAGGTGAGTTGGCCTTTCCTTCAATGTCACAATTGCTTCAGCCCCCTTTTTCAACTGCTTCAAGAGGCTGATTTTAGTTGTTTTGTATACCATCAGATTGTTTGTAATGGTTCATGGTTTTCATTTCTTGATATTCATACGTGTGAAATGTGTTTGGACTTTGGAGCCAATGTGGAATCTATGCTTGGCCGGTTTCATTTTAACTTGTGTTTTTATCGCATCTATTAAAGTTGACGTTGTTGTAGGATGACATATATATGAAACTGTGCAGGCTGTAATTGAAGCTGGTATCATTGGCCCCCTTGTCTACTTGATTCAGAATGCTAAATTTGAGGTCAAGAAAGAGGCTGCTTGGGCAATTTCAAATGCTACTTCTGGTGGCACCCATGAACAAATCAAGTACTTTTACTTTTCATGATCGATGTTTTCACTTGATTGGtaagtttaattttaactttgttAAAAGGTTGTGCTTTATTTGTGCACTATAGGTTCTTGGCTAGCCAGGGGTGTATCAAGCCATTGTGTGATCTCTTGATCTGCCCTGACCCCACAACTGTCACAGTTTGCTTGGAAGGGCTTGAGAACATTCTAAACGCTGGGGTGGCTGAAAAAAATTTAACCAGTACTGGAGAAGCTAATCTTTATGCCCAAATGATAGAGGATGCAGAGGGTTTAGAAAAGATTGAGAACCTTCAGAATCATGACAACGATCACATATATGAGATATCGGTGAGGATTCTTGAGACATATTGGCTGAAGGAGGATGACGATGAAGCAGAGCCTGAGGGTGATGGTTCCCCAACTGGATTTAACGTTGGAGGAAGTAACTCTGGTGGATTTAACTTCAGTTAGGGTATGCAACTTGTTCCCATACGTGTCTTCCCAGAAGTAACCCTTTTAGCCAGTACGTGTCTTCCCAGAAGTTGAGTAGTCATGAGTCAAGAAGGGATTATGTATTTGCCTTTGTCGTCTCAATTGTGTGATTTACAGGCTGTCTCAATTGCATCTTTGTCTTCAATAAATTTCAATCAATCTAATTTTATGCTTAAATATCATGTTAGGTGTCGGGAATTTGCAGCATATCAAATTCAATGGCGGAATGAAGCCGAGTATCCAGGTTCATATTCAAAAAGCTTCTTGCGGATGGGTTGGCATTGCTGGAAAcaagtctttttttttctctctctttcttttggtCTTTATACTTTACACCTTCCTGGTTAAGTTTGAAGTTTTTTTAGAGCAATTATAAGAAAGGTTACAGATGTCAAATACTGTCTTTTCTGATTGTAAAGGTACAGTATCCCTTCTGCCAAAAAGATAAAAAAGGATAAATACTATATTATCTCCCATGCGGCAGCTTGGAAGTGAAATTTTGATAATTGCTTTTCACTTGTGTGTGTGGAATGTTATAACAAATTATATagtattaaattaatagatatttctAAATAACATttcatatttcattaaaaagttaaaaatcgtaaaataattatgtatatcaaaaattttaatcacattttaaatgaaattaattatttattagttaaaataaGTAATATATCGGATGGTGAATACCGGAGTCatattgaatttgaatttgattattatttaaatgaaaCTAGTTGTGcttgattattattttaaatttaaaatttttaaaaaaataaatgtttacTGAATTATTGGACAacggttaaaaaaataatattaattatcatatattattaatatttaataataaaatttatttaataagttattttttagaaaataaaaatttattaagctCCAAAATATGGACGAGGGTGGCAGTTGTGATGGTGGATAATCATTTGTTTTATCAAAGTATCCTTTAAATATATcagtttattaaataataaaatttaatatattaattatattagacgaatattattttataaattatttcataataattataatataaatatattttactattaagaaaaaattaatattttttttaaaatatataaatgacttattatttaattttaatttagtcaatataattaaattggGTGTCGAAAATTGtataattatgaattttatgctaaatattaataaaataataaaaaaaaatttcaaaacactggctatttaaaaataaaaagtagagATTATACTGAAAGGTTATTGAAAATTACATTTGTATAGAAAAtgatagataataaaattattataatcgttaatataataaattttaataatttaaatttaataatttgattatttattatttttaatagtttatttagaatattaaaatcacaattttacttttattatactttaattatttatatttttattaattttttgtaattatttgaattgaataaaattttagtttgataatattttatataactaattttaataatcttttaattattatatatttttatcacaattaatacttttttataataattattgtcaattgtatgtatttattttatataattattcacaTCATTcagaatatttttaattaaattattttagttatgattttataaaattattaaatatataaacaacATTATTTCACAATAATGAAAACTTTTTATATAgtattttgttataaaattattgctatatgataaaaatacttttttttgttaaatattttatatgatgtttatttaatttttataaatttatttttaataatctatttattattaaaataaaaatataataaattttttaataataaaatttttattacaatattaataatataatatattaaaaatagtaagacattaaaaaatcatataatagtgagagtaaatataataaaaattattatattagaaagtagtaagaaattaaaaaaatatatattaataattattaaaaaataataatttttatttattacatatACCTTTTTATTCCATATATTTATATCCCACACTACCTTTTTATTCTCTCCATTTTCTCTTTCTCAGAAGAGCttgttttttcttctttatattaaagtttaatcttttaaagttaaaatatatattaaagttaaaataaaaggaaagtgacactctttctttttatttaatattttatttttttataaatattaaattttattagataggcgaaagattttttaaaaataaaattaaatgtaattataataatcaatttgtATATTACTGTCAATAAAAAatagacaataattttaaaataataaaaatatgaataaaaattttgggaaaaaagaatattaattactaaaaataaattaactgcAAGTTATTTAATTTACAATGTACTTGTATGAggtgaataatttattttaagcaAAAATTAAGGGAATgaaagataaaatattaaaattgttatataaaagttaaaataataaataagcggtaaaaaaataaatatataaataaaaaagtaagaGAAAAGAAGTTCATATCAATATAGTATGGTTGGCATTGCCTGCAGGCAGAGCATAACAAAAGTGGGCAATGGAGAAGAAGCTATCCTCAGTTGCGAAGACCTTCACTCCCTCACCCATTCAAGAGCTCTCTCACTTAGCTCAGAGATGCAACGCCATCAACCTCGCCGAAGGTTTCCCGGACTTTCCCGCTCCCACCCACCTGAAACTCGCCGCCGTTTCTGCCATCAATTCTGACTTCAACCAGTACAGGTAGGTAGCCAATGATTGAAAAATGCACTCTTTTTCAATAGACCTCATTTTATAATCTGTGGAACTAACGGCTGTAAATTATTAAGGCATGTCCAAGGAATTTGTGAGCACTTGGCGAG
The Manihot esculenta cultivar AM560-2 chromosome 1, M.esculenta_v8, whole genome shotgun sequence genome window above contains:
- the LOC110628327 gene encoding importin subunit alpha yields the protein MPLRPSARTEARRNKYKVAVDAEEGRRRREDNMVEIRKNKREENLQKKRREGLQSPQQQLTSSISSSATADLRLESLPATAAGVWSEDRNSQLGATTHIRKLLSTGCSPPINEVVQSGVVPRFIEFLAREGFPQLQFEAAWALTNIASGTSENTQVLIDHGAVPTFIKLLSSPLDEVREQAVWALGNIAGDSPQCRDLVLGHGALMPLLAQFNEHSKLSTLRNATWTLCNLCRGKPQPLFEQMKPAIPALERLIHSDDEEILTDACWALSYLSDGANDKIQAAIEAGVCPRLVELLLHPSSTVVLPASRTVGNIVTGNDMQTQYMINCQCLPSLLHLLTSINKKKIQTEACWTISNITAGNANQIQAVIEAGIIGPLVYLIQNAKFEVKKEAAWAISNATSGGTHEQIKFLASQGCIKPLCDLLICPDPTTVTVCLEGLENILNAGVAEKNLTSTGEANLYAQMIEDAEGLEKIENLQNHDNDHIYEISVRILETYWLKEDDDEAEPEGDGSPTGFNVGGSNSGGFNFS